Part of the Paenibacillus sp. FSL R7-0273 genome is shown below.
GTTTAGTGGTAGATCTGACAAGCGGCGGCGTCGACGGTTTTGAAGCGATATTGCTGGCATTAGGCAGGTCAGATGTGAAGACGAAGGAAGCTATATCAACATTTTTCAAATCTGTGATTACAGGCTGCCGCAAAATTGATTATTTTGCTCTTCTTAGAACGAGTTCAATGATAAAAGGGGCATGTACCACGCTTCTTGGAATGTTTTTTATGCAGAAACCCGAATTTACTTTTAGAATACTCGGAGCCTTATTCTTTTTTTCTTTTTTTTCATTCTCTGTGTACAAATATATCCGTCATCTTAAAAAAGTTAAAAATCACATGCCTGTCTGGAAGCATACTTCCAAACTTTATTTTGCTCTATTGGGACTGTCATCAATGATTTTATTGAAGGGGGATGCCTTTTCTGTATCTACACATCTCCTGCTCAGCTTAGGGTTTGTATTTAATGCGTATCTGAACTTTAATCATTATCTGAAATCGGTGAACATAAAGAGGAAGAACTGGATACTGTTGCCTAACTCTATTTTGTCATTTCTGCTCGGAATTGTTTCGTGGGTGACAGCCAATAATCTTGAAGTTACGTATATCTTTTTTATGTCAGGTTATTTGATTATTTCAGGCGTTACCGAAATCATTCATTCAATGATTGATAACGCTCAGAACAGACTTCGACTGGAGCTAAAACAAACGTCGCGATGAATGCTTATTCTTCTTCACGGCTGTGTATTCGAGGAGGGTTGGAATGTTTAATCCGCAATTCAATGAGGACAATAGAAGGATAAATAATAACAATAAGCTTCTTATTCTATGTGCCATCTTGTTTGCATTGCTTGCATTGTATAATCCGGACAAGGAAGATTTCGCAGAGTATAAATTAAACCGTTCGGGTGTACATGAAGGGATTAAAAACGGCTTTATAACAAGCTTTACGAATCTAATCAGTAAACCAATGCTAGCATCAACAACAGAAAGAAAAAATAAACTGTTTTATTCTATTTTCACGACCGCGGACAATACCAAATATATCGGACTATTTAAAGTTGTTTTCATTGAATTTTAGGATGCTTACTAACGGAATAGAAGGAGGAGGCTTCTTATGAAAAATGTGCGTGTATTTACGGATAGTATGACCACGCTTCCTGAAGAACTGAAAAAACGATTGGGTATCCGAGTTATTCCTGTTTATGTTGTCTTTGGCAATAACAATATTTACAAGCACAATGAAGATATTCAGACTGAAGATATTTACCGCCATGTCCTGGAAAGAGGTATGATGCCTGGCATTGCAGCTCCTTCGGTTAAAGATTTTTATGATCTTTTTAAATCCGTTATTGAGCAGAAAGAGAAGGTTTTGTTTATTAGTATGTCTGCTGAAATATCTAAATCCTACAAGAATGCAATGCAGGCGGCATTATTTTTTTCTAACGGAGATGTTACAGTAATGGATTCGTATGCCTTTTCAAGTGGAACGGGCTTGATGGTAGTCAAGGCTGCTGTCAGTGTCCCGAAAGCAGGATCAATGAAAGCTTTACTTCAGTTACTTAATAACAGCAGAAAGAACTTAAATGAAGAGCTTATTTTGGACAAGATAAAGCTTGCAAACACGGCAGGAGAAGTATATGGCTTAAATAATCGAATCATTAGTCCGCTAAAGCTAAAACAGCAGATGCAGATACGATTTAAATCCTTTAACCGTAGCCAAACGGATCAGGACATTTGTATTCTGAAAGATATGCAAGTTCATTCCAGTAGTGCTTCTGGTGAATTACAACGCGAAATGACTCTGGTCTCGCAAACGATGGCAGCTGATCATGGGGAATACACAAAGATAAAACTAACAGAGCGCTATGGATTTAAGCAAGTCTATTTGTCTTCCTGTCTTGCCGGCTTACTCAGCCGTAGAACTCCGAGAAGCGTAGGTTTCAGCTATTTCGTAAATCAGAAAAAACTGCCTGAGAGGGCATAACGGTATACTACGCAATAAAGGGCTCAAACGGCATATAGTGCTGTTTATGCCCTATTTTGCCCAAAAGGGCAAGTAACGGCTGCCCATTCGGACGATGTGCCCTTTTCTTTCAAGCTGTACGATAAGGACATGATAAAACATTAAATGTCGGCGACCTTAGTCGTAGAGAGCATTGGAGGAGAGAGAAGAATGGCAAAGATGTTATTTAGTTTAGGACGCTATGCAGGCTCCAACAGTAAAAAGGTGATAGTAGCATTTATATTGCTTATGGCTGTATTGGGCGGATTGATCTTTAGTATGGGAACAGCGTTCCAAGAGGATGTATCTATCCCCGGTACAGAGTCAGAAAAAGCCATGAAGATTTTAGCTGAAAAATTCACAGGCGGTGAACAGGACGGGCAAGTAAAAATCGTGTTCAAAGCTCCGGATAACGAAGCCTTAGACTCAGCTGGTAATAAAACGAGCATTAGCGAGCTGCTTACGAAGATTCAAGAAGATGAGGCAGTAGCTTCGGTTGCGTCTCCATACGAGCTGGCGAACATCAATCCGGATAAACAAATCGGCTATGCAGTCGTGACGTATAATTCTGCCGCAGATAAGGTTTCACAAGAATCTAAGGATAAAGTAGAAGACAGTTTAGCGATAACACGTGATAAAGGAATCGAGACCGGACTTAGCGGAACTGTAAAGTTTGAACAGACGGAAGCGGGCGGAGGCCCTGGCGAGATTATGGGCGTCATATTAGCCTATGTTATTTTAGCCATTACCTTTGCTTCCTTGCTTGTTGCAGGAATGCCGATCCTTATGGCCCTGATCGGTGTTGGTATCGGGGTATTGTTAATCTTGCTGGGAACTAACTTTTTCGATATCTCCTCGATCTCCCTCACTTTGGCAGGAATGCTCGGAATTGCCGTCGGAATTGATTACTCCCTGTTTATCTTCTCACGGTTCAAACAACAATTGAAAAAAGGATTTTCCGTTCAAGAATCGATTGCGATCGCAAACGGTACGGCTGGTAATGCAGTAATCTTTGCCGGATTAACGGTAATCATCGCGCTTCTGGGTCTTATGGTTGTGGACATTCCCTTTATGACCACCATGGGAATCGCGACCGCTGTAGTTGTTTTGATGTCGATCATTGTAGCCGTAGTGGTTGTACCCGCGGTCTTGGGAATTATGGGACATCGCATCAGACCCGAGAAGAGCAACCGGTTGATCGCCATGCTGACGCGGGCAAACAAGAAAAAAGAATCCGATACCAATGCCTGGAGCAGATTCGTAACGAAAAATCCATTGATCGTTGCTGTAGTCGGCATCGCTTTACTGGCGGTAATTGCTACTCCGTTCTTTCATTTAAATCTTGGCCTTCCGGACGATGGGAATAAACAATATGAAACGTCGGAGAAACAAGGGTTCGATATGTTATCGGATGCTTATGGGGCAGGATTCCATTCTACGTTAGTCGTAATTGCTGAACCTGCAAATCAGGAAGCGGCTTCTG
Proteins encoded:
- a CDS encoding MMPL family transporter; protein product: MAKMLFSLGRYAGSNSKKVIVAFILLMAVLGGLIFSMGTAFQEDVSIPGTESEKAMKILAEKFTGGEQDGQVKIVFKAPDNEALDSAGNKTSISELLTKIQEDEAVASVASPYELANINPDKQIGYAVVTYNSAADKVSQESKDKVEDSLAITRDKGIETGLSGTVKFEQTEAGGGPGEIMGVILAYVILAITFASLLVAGMPILMALIGVGIGVLLILLGTNFFDISSISLTLAGMLGIAVGIDYSLFIFSRFKQQLKKGFSVQESIAIANGTAGNAVIFAGLTVIIALLGLMVVDIPFMTTMGIATAVVVLMSIIVAVVVVPAVLGIMGHRIRPEKSNRLIAMLTRANKKKESDTNAWSRFVTKNPLIVAVVGIALLAVIATPFFHLNLGLPDDGNKQYETSEKQGFDMLSDAYGAGFHSTLVVIAEPANQEAASAENLNALSETINELDHVKSATPAMPNQTNELFLLSVTPEDGPNAQETKDLVNEIRDLSDSGNMEILVTGATAVNIDISDQIMSAMPTFAILIVAFAFVLMMVVFRSILVPLKAVLGFVLSIGATLGFTVFIVQDGNFLDVFGFPGSSAILFLLPVLCIGILFGLSMDYEVFLVSRMREEFAHTGDAKKAIHAGLKENGAVVTAAGLIMISVFSGFIFSHDPTIKQMGLALAVGVLFDAFVVRLAIVPAVMTLMGKSAWYFPKWLDRILPNFDIEGETIMKEYSKKGGESESDGASVSNRKIM
- a CDS encoding DegV family protein is translated as MKNVRVFTDSMTTLPEELKKRLGIRVIPVYVVFGNNNIYKHNEDIQTEDIYRHVLERGMMPGIAAPSVKDFYDLFKSVIEQKEKVLFISMSAEISKSYKNAMQAALFFSNGDVTVMDSYAFSSGTGLMVVKAAVSVPKAGSMKALLQLLNNSRKNLNEELILDKIKLANTAGEVYGLNNRIISPLKLKQQMQIRFKSFNRSQTDQDICILKDMQVHSSSASGELQREMTLVSQTMAADHGEYTKIKLTERYGFKQVYLSSCLAGLLSRRTPRSVGFSYFVNQKKLPERA